One Cucumis sativus cultivar 9930 chromosome 1, Cucumber_9930_V3, whole genome shotgun sequence DNA segment encodes these proteins:
- the LOC101202802 gene encoding NDR1/HIN1-like protein 13 has translation MAEPEPEPVHPPPPPPDSLFFSSGTYVVQIPKDQIYRIPPPENALIVERHRNPSVVTSSRRRSCCFRIFLPIFVLLLLIIILALLLPPLLTLPKPPVIELKKFKLTPSTRNFLINLDILNPNSVGSISFKSPSRVSLSFRKNQLATTKFPLIRQQHGSEKKVALSLRAKSAFPKELKRRMKNNKTKLHTSLSLKMNLAAQTIGRLSNRRNVKFVVTCSFTVNTLGKNSRILSQDCESERQ, from the coding sequence ATGGCGGAGCCGGAGCCGGAGCCGGTTCaccctcctcctcctccgcccgactctcttttcttctcctctgGTACCTACGTTGTCCAAATCCCTAAAGACCAAATCTACCGTATCCCTCCCCCCGAAAATGCCCTCATCGTCGAACGTCATCGTAACCCCTCCGTCGTCACCTCCTCTCGTCGCCGCTCATGTTGCTTTCGTATCTTCCTCCCTATCTTCGTCCTTCTTCTCCTCATCATCATCCTAGCCCTCCTCCTCCCTCCTCTTCTCACCCTTCCCAAACCCCCTGTCATTGAgctcaagaaattcaaactcaCTCCGTCCACACGCAATTTCCTCATCAACCTTGATATTCTTAATCCTAACTCCGTCGGCTCCATCTCCTTCAAATCTCCCTCACGTGTCTCCCTCTCCTTCCGAAAAAACCAACTTGCCACAACTAAATTCCCTCTCATTCGTCAACAACATGGCTCCGAGAAAAAGGTTGCTTTGTCACTTCGCGCCAAATCGGCGTTCCCTAAGGAGTTGAAACGGcggatgaaaaataataagacGAAGCTCCACACTTCCTTGTCGTTAAAGATGAATCTTGCTGCCCAGACGATTGGACGACTGTCGAATCGTCGGAATGTCAAATTTGTTGTCACTTGTAGCTTCACTGTCAACACGTTGGGTAAAAATTCACGAATATTATCGCAAGATTGTGAAAGTGAACGCCAATGA